One Rosa chinensis cultivar Old Blush chromosome 5, RchiOBHm-V2, whole genome shotgun sequence genomic region harbors:
- the LOC112203522 gene encoding putative F-box protein At5g55150 has product MDPGPRDWASLPKDLLYSVLERLVLPGDYLRFSIVCTSWYSAAKDNKVIRARMTAPLLLIYTGKKDYWKLYDIMVNRFLDLQVRVPNKRLCGSSKDWLIFVDKNVADKNFGVTLINPFFRVRGRREKENSIIRLPPLTPPGWEKWLRRCEHYVYKATMSGDPIQDPNNCIVFVIYLEQTLLAFIKPGKDTTWTYVDASVDNTDRGCRLVEEVTCLEGKYYAVNHWSEFISFDVTAESYSNVKLVVPAGLKENCIIKRYLVETKEKELWMVQKYIEFDDEKYIRVTKKFRIFKLNFNLCKWIEETTLGEFALFLGDNTSVAMKPSKFSRCRPNQIYFNHDSDLFSRYGPHDYGVYNIKDKSFSQPYTKQAKNLVKKSNRLPIWVVPSFRL; this is encoded by the exons ATGGATCCAGGACCTCGGG ATTGGGCATCTTTGCCTAAGGACCTTCTTTATTCAGTTCTTGAGAGATTAGTGTTACCAGGAGACTACTTGCGATTCAGCATTGTTTGTACGTCATGGTATTCTGCAGCAAAGGATAATAAAGTTATTCGTGCAAGGATGACAGCTCCACTGCTCTTGATTTATACAGGCAAAAAAGATTATTGGAAATTATACGACATCATGGTTAACAGGTTCCTGGATTTGCAAGTGAGAGTTCCCAATAAGCGGCTTTGTGGGTCTTCAAAAGATTGGTTAATATTTGTGGATAAAAATGTTGCGGATAAGAATTTTGGAGTAACCCTAATTAATCCATTCTTTAGGgtcagaggaagaagagagaaagaaaactcCATCATTCGCCTTCCTCCACTAACCCCTCCAGGTTGGGAAAAGTGGCTTAGACGATGTGAGCATTATGTCTACAAGGCTACAATGTCAGGTGACCCAATACAAGATCCAAACAATTGCAtagtttttgttatatatttggAACAAACTCTCTTGGCTTTTATTAAACCGGGTAAAGACACAACATGGACTTATGTTGATGCAAGTGTAGATAATACTGATCGAGGGTGCCGCTTGGTTGAAGAAGTTACCTGCCTTGAAGGTAAATATTATGCTGTCAACCATTGGAGTGAATTCATATCTTTTGATGTTACTGCTgagtcatactcaaatgtaaaattgGTTGTACCGGCCGGattgaaagaaaattgcatAATCAAGAGATACCTTGTggaaacaaaagagaaagaactGTGGATGGTTCAAAAATACATTGAGTTTGACGATGAAAAATATATACGCGTGACAAAGAAATTTAGAATTttcaaattgaatttcaatttgtgCAAGTGGATTGAAGAAACCACCTTAGGTGAGTTTGCGCTCTTTTTGGGAGATAACACTTCAGTAGCTATGAagccttcaaaattttccagatGTCGACCGAATCAAATATATTTCAACCATGATAGTGATTTGTTTAGCCGTTACGGACCTCATGATTATGGTGTTTATAACATCAAAGATAAAAGTTTTTCACAGCCTTACACCAAACAGGCTAAGAACTTGGTGAAGAAGAGCAATCGACTACCAATTTGGGTTGTTCCAAGTTTTCGTCTGTAA
- the LOC112203523 gene encoding OPA3-like protein, whose amino-acid sequence MPLSLAKFLAGQAAAAARSSFLRQTRRYGSSTSSSSSHYQSTTIMLPLMKLGTLAIRTISKPIAARLKTHAAVHPRFRAAIIWMAQTKYRWATQLQRRVQYGRAINVAIRPLDEAKAIAAATDFLGELVIFTVAGLAIVYEVNRSYKSEAKKEAQRKKELEALKLKDRDLEKEVESLRLKLQEMEKQLQRRSSWLDYLRLSLLFRQAAEQQKTA is encoded by the exons ATGCCCCTGTCCCTTGCAAAATTTCTTGCTGGTCAAGCTGCAGCTGCTGCTAGGAGCTCTTTTCTTCGACAAACGAGGCGGTACGGATCatcaacatcatcatcatcgagTCACTATCAGAGCACCACCATAATGCTTCCATTGATGAAACTCGGAACTCTGGCCATCAGAACAATTTCAAAGCCCATTGCTGCTCGCCTCAAAACACATGCTGCCGTGCACCCCAGGTTTCGTGCCGCCATCATCTGGATGGCCCAG ACAAAGTATCGTTGGGCAACACAATTGCAAAGACGTGTGCAATATGGACGTGCAATAAATGTTGCGATCCGCCCTCTCGATGAAGCAAAAGCTATTGCAGCTGCTACAGATTTTCTCGGAGAACTTGTCATCTTCACT GTTGCAGGACTTGCTATTGTGTATGAGGTGAATCGGAGCTACAAATCAGAGGCTAAGAAGGAGGCACAACGCAAGAAAGAATTAGAG GCACTGAAGCTGAAGGACAGAGATTTAGAAAAAGAAGTGGAATCTCTAAGGCTCAAGCTGcaagaaatggagaaacaatTACAAAGAAGAAGCAGCTGGCTGGATTACTTGAGGCTATCATTACTATTCCGACAAGCTGCTGAACAACAAAAGACAGCATAG
- the LOC112165948 gene encoding histone acetyltransferase KAT6B, producing the protein MMVESERPHRSKSSSGTTSELFICFSTSRLSSSSSMKLSSKSLLSPGRTRDQTPQISLSSSLSRRLRTSSSIKGGASPMFPSGSGGGGSKKRGGFENPEPSSPKVTCIGQVRVKTKKQGKKMRMISSRSKRSRSGSGVGGAEASFRKAEQSVNQHESFQALHFPTHQMSSSSQRECLRQRNNQRWVHLPLTICEALRAFGSEFNCLIPNKSSCLSGGEAKKDEENKGVRSESGNSSCGAVFARWFVALGDGEDGNKRREIELVVGEEEEEEERTEMSSGSHSLRRQIFEGIEFKEEIVSEALMREEEEGRVSMCVPPKNALLLMRCRSDPVKMAALGNRFWEMPAAPKEEVSEDEDEDEGLEEKEKPHEEKEKGQIGLQTDVKLFGDDGMCEKWVLDGEDVEEQEEKEEELSLVLEDEKPEQSESLYEQPEVVVEGKECREEEPDREENTNEPALVEEAVLDCSLAEFFADPEMSEVEEMGLQFEEAHEEQREEEMREVELSISEEVLYKQEEEEEEEEAESWAETEAEVTEDSTAEEEKESRESTREEAEESRAIVTQDRPEPESERPKAQTDLQPKPSSQNQVLPDCLLLMMCEPKLSMEVSKETWVCSTDFIRCLPERHVSSNKKDGKDEAKKPPRVSIASKPAAVQQQPMIQPPRSSCSFPIQAGGGPVSMAEIIGQKLVGSNAYEPFVLTRCKSEPMRSAAKLAPEACFWKNRKHEPHRHPGPLGVGATGVGF; encoded by the coding sequence ATGATGGTGGAGTCAGAGAGACCCCATCGCAGCAAGAGTAGCAGCGGAACCACGAGCGAGCTCTTCATTTGCTTCAGCACTTCTCgcctctcctcttcttcatccatGAAGCTCTCTTCCAAGTCCCTACTCAGCCCGGGCCGTACTCGAGACCAGACCCCCCAAATCtcactctcttcctctctcagCCGCCGCCTCAGAACCAGCAGCAGCATCAAAGGCGGCGCCTCTCCGATGTTCCCGAGCGGCAGCGGCGGCGGCGGAAGTAAGAAGCGAGGGGGTTTCGAAAACCCGGAGCCTTCGTCTCCCAAAGTGACGTGTATTGGGCAGGTGAGGGTGAAGACGAAGAAGCAGGGGAAGAAGATGAGGATGATAAGCAGCAGATCGAAGCGGAGCAGGAGCGGCAGCGGCGTTGGCGGAGCCGAGGCGAGTTTCCGAAAAGCGGAGCAGAGTGTTAACCAACATGAAAGTTTCCAAGCACTTCATTTTCCGACTCACCAGATGAGTAGCAGCAGCCAGAGGGAGTGCTTGCGGCAGAGGAATAACCAGAGGTGGGTGCATCTTCCTTTAACCATTTGCGAAGCGTTGAGGGCTTTCGGGTCGGAGTTTAACTGCCTGATTCCGAATAAGTCGTCGTGTTTGAGCGGCGGCGAGGCGAAGAAGGATGAGGAGAACAAAGGGGTGAGATCGGAGAGTGGGAATAGCTCGTGTGGGGCGGTGTTTGCGAGGTGGTTTGTGGCGTTGGGAGATGGGGAGGATGGGAATAAGAGGAGGGAGATAGAGTTGGTGgtgggggaagaagaagaggaagaagagagaacgGAGATGAGCAGTGGGAGCCATAGTTTGAGGAGGCAAATTTTTGAAGGGATTGAGTTTAAAGAAGAGATAGTGAGTGAGGCTTTGATgagggaagaagaggaaggtagAGTTAGTATGTGTGTTCCGCCCAAGAATGCGCTTTTGCTCATGAGGTGTAGATCTGATCCGGTGAAGATGGCGGCGCTCGGGAATCGGTTTTGGGAAATGCCGGCCGCTCCGAAAGAGGAAGtgagtgaagatgaagatgaggatgagGGTCttgaagagaaagagaaaccacatgaagaaaaggaaaaggggCAAATTGGGTTACAAACAGACGTTAAGCTTTTTGGAGACGATGGTATGTGTGAGAAATGGGTTTTGGACGGCGAAGAtgtagaagaacaagaagaaaaagaagaggaattgAGTTTGGTTTTAGAGGATGAGAAACCAGAGCAAAGTGAGAGCCTTTATGAGCAACCAGAGGTAGTAGTAGAAGGAAAGGAATGCCGAGAAGAAGAGCCAGATCGAGAGGAAAATACGAATGAGCCAGCATTGGTAGAAGAAGCTGTGCTGGATTGTTCTCTAGCTGAATTTTTTGCAGATCCAGAAATGTCTGAAGTTGAAGAAATGGGGTTACAATTTGAAGAAGCACATGAAgaacagagagaagaggaaatGAGAGAAGTAGAGCTTTCAATATCAGAAGAAGTACTGTATaaacaggaagaagaagaagaagaagaagaagcagagtcTTGGGCTGAAACTGAAGCAGAGGTGACAGAGGATTCAACGGCGGAGGAAGAGAAGGAGTCCAGAGAGAGTACTAGGGAAGAAGCAGAAGAGAGTCGAGCGATAGTGACCCAAGATAGACCCGAACCCGAATCCGAGCGCCCGAAGGCCCAAACGGATCTCCAACCGAAACCGTCAAGTCAAAACCAGGTCTTACCGGACTGTTTGCTGCTAATGATGTGCGAGCCGAAGCTGTCCATGGAGGTATCCAAGGAGACTTGGGTTTGCAGCACGGACTTCATCCGATGCCTCCCGGAGCGACACGTCAGCAGCAACAAAAAGGACGGTAAGGATGAGGCGAAGAAGCCGCCGCGGGTCAGCATAGCCTCGAAGCCCGCGGCGGTTCAGCAGCAGCCGATGATTCAGCCGCCGAGGTCGTCTTGTTCTTTTCCGATACAAGCGGGCGGGGGTCCGGTTTCGATGGCCGAGATCATAGGGCAGAAGCTGGTGGGGTCTAATGCCTATGAGCCGTTTGTGCTCACGCGCTGCAAGTCGGAGCCGATGAGGTCGGCGGCTAAGCTTGCGCCGGAGGCTTGCTTTTGGAAGAACAGGAAGCACGAGCCGCATCGCCACCCGGGTCCGCTCGGAGTCGGGGCGACCGGAGTCGGGTTTTAA
- the LOC112203524 gene encoding F-box/kelch-repeat protein At3g23880-like, producing the protein MVEALICSQNWLRSENVYLHHVPTIKEMELCEEAERELLKMPYGAAVGNSRRGMLPPKLPVKSLLQFKSVRKSWLSLISSTEECVEVKEGNGEDSHSLPLFHGFGYDYNSDDYKVISVLYQSKTATFKSMIYTLRTNTWRRIQDYPLSASLTKKCATFVSGALYWLVRRIVNIDAVTKVIISLDLISEAYMEVPQPDYGTNTCYDQYGVGALEGCLCLLVCNITSRAQNELWVMKEYGVKESWTKYLTIPQPLGCEFLITLSR; encoded by the exons ATGGTGGAGGCCTTGATATGTAGCCAAAATTGGCTTAGGAGTGAAAATGTGTATTTACATCATGTGCCTACTATTAAGGAGATGGAATTGTGTGAAGAAGCAGAAAGAG AATTGCTTAAGATGCCATATGGAGCTGCAGTGGGAAATAGTCGGAGGGGTATGTTACCTCCAAA ACTTCCTGTCAAGTCTTTGCTACAATTTAAATCTGTGCGCAAGTCATGGCTGTCCTTAATCTCAAGTACTGA AGAGTGTGTTGAAGTAAAAGAAGGCAATGGTGAAGATAGTCATAGTTTACCGCTGTTCCATGGATTTGGTTATGACTACAATAGTGACGACTACAAGGTAATAAGTGTGCTTTACCAGTCGAAAACTGCAACTTTTAAAtcaatgatctacacattaagaACAAATACTTGGAGAAGGATTCAAGACTATCCTCTTAGTGCCAGTCTGACTAAGAAGTGTGCTACTTTTGTAAGTGGAGCTCTATATTGGTTGGTGAGAAGAATAGTAAATATTGACGCGGTCACTAAGGTAATTATTTCTCTTGATCTAATAAGTGAGGCATACATGGAAGTGCCACAACCTGATTATGGAACAAATACATGTTATGATCAGTACGGAGTGGGTGCTTTAGAAGGGTGCTTGTGCCTACTAGTTTGCAACATAACTAGTCGTGCTCAGAACGAACTATGGGTGATGAAGGAATATGGGGTGAAAGAGTCTTGGACTAAATATCTCACAATCCCACAACCGTTGGGATGTGAATTTTTGATAACCTTATCACGATGA
- the LOC112202145 gene encoding uncharacterized protein LOC112202145: protein MVWKKEYLDLILVPTGLLIMLCYHLFLLYRCLRHPETTVIGNENHCRKAWVERMLQIEAKDRGQSLAVISSTITAANFLASTSLALSSLIGAWVLNSSNSILLTSFTYGDTSPAMNSIKYVSILACFLLGLASFLHCIRSFVHATFLISMPNSDTPLSDVQKAVIHGGLFWTLGLRAIYFATNLLLWVFGPIPMFVYSVTLVLILHKLDSNSTPLHQFQPARSHDNRLMNKLAEEKPQIDRVIEQHEKSHMDDGRIQGSNCQQSPASGKDLNSEVTG from the exons atggttTGGAAGAAGGAATACTTGGATTTAATCTTGGTCCCAACTGGGTTGCTAATCATGTTATGCTACCATCTCTTTCTCCTCTACAGATGCCTAAGGCATCCTGAAACCACAGTCATTGGCAATGAAAACCACTGCAGAAAAGCTTGGGTTGAGAGAATGTTGCAG ATTGAAGCAAAGGATCGAGGTCAGTCCCTAGCAGTAATCTCCAGCACTATAACAGCAGCAAATTTCTTGGCTTCAACCTCTTTAGCCTTGAGTTCTTTGATTGGAGCATGGGTTCTAAACTCTTCAAACAGCATCCTCCTCACTAGTTTTACGTATGGGGACACAAGTCCTGCAATGAATTCTATCAAATACGTTAGCATTCTGGCCTGCTTCCTATTAGGTCTAGCTTCTTTCTTACACTGTATAAGAAGCTTTGTCCATGCCACTTTCCTCATTAGCATGCCAAACAGTGATACTCCTCTGAGTGATGTTCAGAAGGCTGTGATACATGGCGGCCTTTTTTGGACATTGGGGTTGAGAGCAATCTATTTTGCCACTAATTTACTCCTCTGGGTTTTTGGTCCAATTCCGATGTTTGTTTATTCAGTGACCCTGGTGTTGATTCTACACAAGCTGGATTCGAATTCCACTCCATTGCATCAGTTCCAACCAGCCAGGAGTCATGACAATAGGTTGATGAATAAACTTGCTGAAGAAAAACCCCAAATAGATAGGGTTATCGAGCAACATGAAAAATCACACATGGATGATGGCAGAATTCAAGGTTCCAACTGTCAACAATCACCTGCCTCTGGTAAAGATTTAAATTCAGAGGTAACAGGTTAA
- the LOC112202144 gene encoding uncharacterized protein LOC112202144 isoform X1 — translation MLQTQHLLRSNLPISLSPPQTHFLFPPNLSSSPLHFLHKPINHVSLSAHSTPRPDQWLAEVPEPSAGTGTYTIPDEEGPIEILDSDSPVFATSDDPSFIQTATSVLLTGAITVFLFRSLRRRARRAKELKFRSNGAKKSLKEEALDSLKVMASGSVESKTPSPVQALLGGISAGVIALILYKFTTTIEASLNRQTISDNFSVRQITITIRTIINGLCYLATFVFGINAVGLVLYAGQIFINDEFKSKETENQSNDQSGSPTSMVESPTDSAVDSSKGDQSSDEPQ, via the exons ATGTTGCAGACCCAACACCTCCTCCGTTCCAATctccccatctctctctctcctccccaaACCCACTTTCTCTTTCCTCCCAATCTCTCCTCCTCACCTCTCCATTTTCTCCACAAACCCATCAACCACGTCTCCCTCTCAGCGCACTCTACTCCCAGACCGGACCAATGGCTCGCCGAAGTTCCAGAACCTTCCGCCGGAACCGGCACCTATACGATTCCAGACGAAGAGGGTCCCATTGAGATTTTGGATTCTGATTCTCCAGTGTTTGCTACCAGTGATGACCCTTCTTTTATCCAAACTGCCACCAGTGTTCTCCTCACTGGAGCCATCACTGTTTTCCTCTTTCGCTCGCTACGACGTCGTGCGAGGCGTGCAAAAGAGCTG AAATTTAGGTCTAATGGAGCGAAGAAGTCATTGAAGGAGGAGGCTTTGGATAGCTTGAAAGTGATGGCTTCAGGGTCCGTTGAATCAAAGACACCTTCACCTGTTCAGGCATTGTTGGGTGGAATATCTGCCGGAGTCATTGCACTTATTCTTTACAAGTTCACTACTACAATTGAGGCATCTCTCAACCGCCAAACGATTTCAGATAATTTTTCA GTTCGTCAGATTACAATAACAATAAG GACCATTATCAATGGGTTGTGCTACCTTGCAACATTTGTTTTTGGCATCAATGCTGTTGGTTTAGTTCTTTATGCTGGCCAGATTTTCATCAACGACGAGTTTAAAAGTAAAGAAACTGAGAATCAAAGTAACGACCAGTCAGGCTCACCGACTTCAATGGTCGAGAGTCCCACAGATAGTGCTGTGGACAGTAGCAAGGGGGATCAAAGTTCAGATGAGCCACAATAG
- the LOC112202144 gene encoding uncharacterized protein LOC112202144 isoform X2, with translation MTLLLSKLPPVFSSLEPSLFSSFARYDVVRGVQKSWSNGAKKSLKEEALDSLKVMASGSVESKTPSPVQALLGGISAGVIALILYKFTTTIEASLNRQTISDNFSVRQITITIRTIINGLCYLATFVFGINAVGLVLYAGQIFINDEFKSKETENQSNDQSGSPTSMVESPTDSAVDSSKGDQSSDEPQ, from the exons ATGACCCTTCTTTTATCCAAACTGCCACCAGTGTTCTCCTCACTGGAGCCATCACTGTTTTCCTCTTTCGCTCGCTACGACGTCGTGCGAGGCGTGCAAAAGAGCTG GTCTAATGGAGCGAAGAAGTCATTGAAGGAGGAGGCTTTGGATAGCTTGAAAGTGATGGCTTCAGGGTCCGTTGAATCAAAGACACCTTCACCTGTTCAGGCATTGTTGGGTGGAATATCTGCCGGAGTCATTGCACTTATTCTTTACAAGTTCACTACTACAATTGAGGCATCTCTCAACCGCCAAACGATTTCAGATAATTTTTCA GTTCGTCAGATTACAATAACAATAAG GACCATTATCAATGGGTTGTGCTACCTTGCAACATTTGTTTTTGGCATCAATGCTGTTGGTTTAGTTCTTTATGCTGGCCAGATTTTCATCAACGACGAGTTTAAAAGTAAAGAAACTGAGAATCAAAGTAACGACCAGTCAGGCTCACCGACTTCAATGGTCGAGAGTCCCACAGATAGTGCTGTGGACAGTAGCAAGGGGGATCAAAGTTCAGATGAGCCACAATAG